The Camelus dromedarius isolate mCamDro1 chromosome 17, mCamDro1.pat, whole genome shotgun sequence DNA window TAACTTGTCCATACACAAAATGGAGAGCTGTGACCCACCCCCATGCTTTTCAGCAATTTTTGCCAGAACTCACTGCTTGGGGAGATCTGTGGTTTCTGGGCCCTGTGGTCCACAGAAGTTCTAGACTGACTGAAGTGATGAGCTGGCAGGGTTAACAGCGTGAAGGAAGAAACTGGAATAGCTGGAAAGAACAGACTAGTAGGCCTTACAGGAGTGAGTTATCAGTGATCAGACTTCTAGGACAGTAGGGATTTTTTGGCAAGTGTATACAAGGGAGGAGGAGTTCCGTGGTTGGAATAGGAGGTGGCCAACTGGAGTAAAGGCAACAGAGGTGTGCAGTGAGCCTGCAGTACAGAGGCCCGGTCCTCTTGGAAAATGGCCAAGGCGTTTCACCTGTGGTTTGAATGAGCTGATCCAGATTCCATGCTCCAAAAACCTTTACTTGGGGACCAAGCCAGGAGCTCAGGAGGTCTTGGCAGGCCCCTGAGCGCACTCAGGTACAGCGTGCACCGCGGGGGCCTTGGGAGGCTGTTTTCCCTGACAAAGCCTTACCCGTGCGTGAACTCTGGTCAGACAACGCGGCAGCATCTCCAGGCTCCTCCTGTAAAGGCAGATTCCTAAGGTCTCCCGGGGCAACTGTGCCGACTGTCAGGGCTCCCTGGTCAGGGAGGGCCGACCGGTGAGACCAATGAAAACCAAGAGTACACAAGCGCCCCTTTCTTACCTCTGCTCTTCCAGAAGGGATCAACCTTCAGAATACAGAGGCAAGAAATTATGCTTAAGAGAAGAGGCACAGAGCCACAATCTGAGAGGGAAACACCAACACTGCTCATCAAGGGAAGGGATTTTGatacttattaagcacctactatgtactatactgtttatatacattattctacttaatcctcacaacaaccctgggtGGTGGCCACTATGATCCCCGTGTGTTAGATCAGAAACAGAGTCTCAAGTATCTTGCTCAAGGCAAAAGGCTGTGAAATGTCTGGCTAGACTTCCAACCTGAGTCAGTCTAGTATCAGACTGTGTTCTTGCCACTACACATTGCCTTTCTCATGGACTCAATGCTCCCTAAGAGTTCTTAAAATGCCTACACCCTCTAGCTCTGTAAACTTCAGAGTATAACAACCATTCCTCACATTTATATAGTGTTACATACTTCTTAAAGCACCTTCACAAGACTTTACCTTATTTGAGCTTCAAAACAATCCTGTGAATTAGGCAGGGCTGGTCTTGGTACTTGACTCTGTCTTCTGACCCAAAGACAGTGGTCTTACCAGTAAATCAAGATCCCTTTCAAAGGGGCTCTTGTTTGCTTCAGGGAATACTACAACCATGAGGCAGGGGGTAAAAATGATTGGAAAAGCAGAATCCCAACAACCCAAGAAGTAGAAAACGAAAATGAACCAACTGGCTTTTCTGCAGTGACAATAACTTTCATAATTGGTCCTAAAAAGCACCCCAAGACTGTAAAGTACCATTTGaataatcaaatacattttaagcTCTTTTAAGAACTATAATTATTAATATCctgattctttgaaaattaaCAGTCTGTGCCTGATGCACGTAACTCCATCACCAACTCATATCCAtctgctcctctctgctctccaaACTCTCCCCCTGCCTCAGTCTAGTTCTTTCCTCTGTGAAACAGTCTACAGTAGGACAAGTTACTTCACCCAATCAACTCAGAGTGCACCTACACATTCCATGCTGGGCAAGGGGTAAGGCAAAGACATGTAAACTAGTCATTCTGTCaatagaaaaggtaaaattaaaatgtcatgtgAGTTCAAAGAACCCTCACTCCTTGAACTGAAGGAACCAGAAGGCTCCAGAATTACCATATAAACTAGGTCTTGAATGATAAGTAGTAAAGGAGTATGAAAGTGGAAATGGGAAAGCTTTAAGGAAACTAAAAACACATGGAACCATTAAGGGGATTCATAAGAAGTTCTGCTGACTGAGATAGACAGTGTGAGTGAAAGCACTGGAGATAAAGCAGGAGCGATGCCCTGGGACCACACTTTGGAAATGTCAGAAAGAGACTAGGGGATTTTGGTTGCTGAAAAAAATaatggcacatagtagggactTAATGATGATGATCCAGAGCTGCACTCTCGGTATACTCACCTGCACACAGGGATGAGGAAGAGGAACGGGTATGAGGTAGAAGGCAAAGGGTTAAGTTTGGGACACACTGAGTTTGAAATGATTAATCAGGACACCTAGAGGAAGCGGTTGCGTAGTTAGAAGCACTGCCAGTACCTAAGAGTGACTGAGTACATACCTAATGTTTATAGAACAAAAGAAAGACCAACTCTGGAGAGTGCAGAGATCTGCGGTTAGAGATCTGGGCATCATCCAAACACGATAAAGCCAAGCAGGTGAAGAGCAAAGGGATATACACCTTTTACGCAATAAATAATACCTGTGCCAAACCTTTAGAAAGGGCCTTGAGTTCACGGATCTCTTTCCCACTTCTATTTTTAAGGTATCTGCTCCACATCATTATCTATTGTGTTCATTAGTTTCACATGCATACCATGTTTCACAGAGACTGCAAATTCTCTATATGCAGGATACTTCAAAATCCTTTTGGATACCATAATACAGTATTAGACACATAACCGACACTGTTAACACTGAATGATAAACATGAATATCCAACCAAAAGAAGAGCCCATAACCCAAGCTGGATAAATGAGAACGgaccattttacaggtggagatTAAATGTATGGCCCATGGTAGTTCCTGCCAATCAGCTGCAGGGCTGCAACTATGACTTCGGTTCCCTACACCCAGTTCACTTCCCCACGGCCACTGCCAGGTTTCTCAGGGAGCTTCTACCAAGCTCCTAGTGTCTAAGGTAACTCAAACAATACACTTTTCACACACTGTCAAATCCTGAACACAAGGCACAGGGTAGACAAGGCAGCTGTTACTTTATTAAGGGTCTTTTTAATTAAACTGCTTCACAGTAGAGACCACAGCTTGCAGGGGAAGCAGCCTCCCAAATGTTTCCTGCCCCGTGACCTATAGATGGAAGCAGAATTTGATTTACTCCCTATCTCCTTCGGTCTCGGTGGCTAAGGGGTGAAGGATGGAAGTGGAGAGAATGACCAGGAAGAGGCAAGGATGAAGCTCagtcttaaaagaaaaacctTGAAGGACCTCAACTTCAACCAGCTGAAGTTTGTTTCACAGCTGCTGATCACCTAGTTCCACCAACCATGAATACACTGAACACAGTTTCACCACCAGCTGATGGCAACAGACGGGGCTTTCCAGAATTTGGGCCTAGCTTGCACTAGGTGCCAACATAGCCGCTGCCAAAATCACCGGAGATTTTAGAACAGCTCCTCTGCCCTCTCACTCCACTGGGAGGGAGGCCCAGGCTTCGCCTCACACTGCAGTCTGTCAGGCAGGCTTCATTTACGTTTCTTCTCCTGTGTGCTGGTGAACCAAGAGTCTAGGAGTTTCTTGCTGTAGTATAACTGCCAGGCATGCACTTGAACCACCAGCACCAACACCAGATACATGACGGAGACGGCCGAGAAACCAAAGAGGAAGCGGTAGGCCTTGCCATGGCGGTAGAGCTGCTGTGCTGCAGGGAACATCTCCATGCTGCCGTAAATGAGGGGAGCGATGGAAAAGAGCCCCATGCTGATCATGGACAGCACCAGGTAGCTGATGTTGTTgcgagggaaggagaggaggcccAAGAGGGAGGGCACAATGCTCAGTAGATAGGGATACTCCCACTGATAGGGCATGGCCACCTGATCGTGCGACAAGAGCCTCAGGTGTCCCACGCTCATCTTGGCAACCAGCAGCAGCCATATGACCAGATGCACGTAGGTCAGCTTCTTGATTTCATACTTGAGGGTCACGCTGtggggcagagcagagggagaagtaccttttattgaaaattttcttACCACCAACTCTAAGCCAGGCAACCATACTGGACACTATGACAAATGTAAATAAGATATAGTTCCTATCTGGAGGCTGGGCACAAggtacaaagaaaataattacaaaacaaaCTGGAAAAGATCTAGTAAGTCTATGTTGTGAAATAGACAGGATCACAGGAAGGAGTAATCAATTTGGCTGGGGATGAGCTGTCGCGAAGGCTGTCTAGCCAAGGCTGATACTGGAGCTAGGCTCTGAGGGGTGGGTGGAGATGGGCGGTCCAAGCAGAGGTAATAGCACGCAGGCAAGAAGGCATGAGCATTTGTGTTCCAGGAAAGCAAGTGGTTGGGTGTGGAAGGAGTACGctgtggtggggaagggagtaGCAGGATCTGAAGTCGCAATGAAAGAGCCAGCTAAAAGGCAGAAGAGTAATTCAGGGCTGTGTAAGATGACTCTGATTGCAGCACTGGAGTATAGCCTATGGAGGGAGGTACtgacaacaaagaaaacaactcAGGCTGCCCATATTTCCCCAGCTAGAGTACATTTTTCATCTAAAGGAAGCACAGATTTCTCTTCTTTGAATTCTCTCAGGTCCTAAATGTAGCCCCTTCACACCTCTGAGGACAGAGTTTCTCCTCTGAACAGGCATGAAAACACTGGCTTGGGCTGTGAGGTCTCTTTAGGCAAGGGTCTAAGGATAAGAGTAAAGTGAGGGTCCAAAGAACCTGTCATTCTTTAAAGCTCTGGAGAAAAAGATGTGGAAAAGATTCTGGGAAAGTTTAatggataaaaggaaagaaaatcttttaacaacaatttttttttaattttaaaaatattcattatggAAAATGTGGAAAggttgggggggggaggtagTGTTGGAAAGCAGTCACCTGTAGACTTCAAGTTCTATGAAGGCAGGGACCAGCTTTGTCAATAAACTTTAATTGACGGTATAACATGCACACCAAGACCAGGGCTGCTTTCGCGtatatcctcagtgcctagcataATGCATGACGGATAGaagctcaataagtatttgttgatcGAATAAACGAATGTAGAAAACACCCCTTACGGGGGAAGGGGTCGGttcataaaattcattttagGCAGGGCAAGCATGAACTTTAGGCTCCACATCTCCCAAACAGCCCAAAATGGAACAACTACCACATGTTGGGCAGacttttgtgcaagattttatgCTACGTCCTTTACGCGACTTACTGGCTAATTCTTCACCCAAACCGAAAAGGTAGGTATTTTTCCCTTGtaagatgaggagactgaggctcaatTAGAAAGTAGGTCCCCCAGGTCGGACAGCGGGGCAGCAGCGCTCAGGCGGGGCCGGACCCCTCAAGGCACAGAATGATGGAGGGGTGGAGCTCACGGGAGCGACGGGGCTTTCCGGGACTGGGGACCAGTCCCAGGCCGTCCCGGGAGGAGGGGACTTGGCAGGTGCGCGGAGGCAGGCTGGGGAGCAAGACCCCGAGGCCGGGGCGGCGTCGCGTCCCTGGCCCTGCAGGCTCCTCGTCTCGCTTCCTACCTCATCTGGTAGTGCTTGGCGACGCGCTCCCGGTGCTGAAAGTCGCTGCCGTCGGTGCCGGCCGCTCGCGGGCCTGCCCGAGACGCCATTGTCCCGCTCAGAACCCCAGAGCCCCTCACGCTGACCCTTGGCCACAACAACCACGCCAAACTGTCGGCAGATGTGGTTAAAGCCGCCTCAGGTCCGCTACCCGACAGCCCAGCGGTCCGGCGGGGACAACTTCCGGCCTCTCTGTCTCTGGAGGACCGACTCTGTGGTCACGCCCTGCGCATGCGCAAGCGCACACCGAGGCGGGCGCTCTCTCTTTTTCGGCCCCGCCCCGGTCGTCTCTCCTCGTCCACCTACTTTGGGTCGCGCAGGAAAGTAATCCCTAGTGTTGGCATCTTTTTGCATGGCTGACTGCAGATGCTCCAACCTCTCGAGCACTTTCACTTTCCTCAACACCAGTGTGAGTTTAAGACGCCTCAGTCTtcacttcacagatggggaaattgatgCGTGCAAAGGTTCTGTGGCTTTGTCAAGAGCACACATCATCCATCCACACAGTCTCAAAATATCTCCTCATGGATGAATCACTGCAAAGAAGAAACGGTAACCTTACAGTGCAGAAACCTGGCACGCACTCCCTTAACCAAGTAATCAAAGTTAACTTGCCCTCAAGTGAGACAAACTGACTTCTGCCTCATGATACACATAGTATCACTTTTGTGACATTCTTGCCCAAAATACTAAATCTGGATCTATTAACGAAGAGACAACAGATAAATTCAAATTGAGAGACATTCTACAAGATAACTACactacacttttaaaaaatgtcaaggccatgaaagaaaaattcagtagaggcagaaagcagaatggtggtgccaggggctgggggaaagaaggaatggggagttgtttaatgTCTAcggaaatgaaaaggaagatgaaaaacgTTCAGAGATGACTGTGGTGACGGTTGCCTAACACTGTgactgtacttaatgccactgaactgtacacttaaaaatggttactcTCATGTACATttgaccacaatttaaaaaatacataagaaaatttcaaaattgtggTAGAAACAACTGAAGCATCTTTCATATGTTTAAGAATCACTTGTATTTCATCTCCCTGAACTGTGTTCCTATTCCTTCCCCATTTTTCTACTACATCATTGGTCTCAATTTATAAACAGatagcagagaaagaaaggagagagagggagagaggagatgtTACCAAATGCAACTCGGGTCCCCTCGCCGGcatgcagtaaagccaatctactgacactgggctgtagtgaaggaaagtgcagcgtttATCGCAGGGCACCAGCTAGTGCTCAAAACACCCGAACTCCCCgatgggtttcagcaaagcatttttaaaggcagggtgagggaggggtgtcTCGGGGTCTGTGATCAGCTTGTGGgcaattctctgattggctgatggtaACAGGGCAGTTCACGGGGGTTAATATTATCAATCCTTAGATGCCAGTaggtgctcatgatcatcaagtagttaatttcttccattttggtggtggttttagcaaGAACTCAGAAAATATATCAGATATTATTATTTAGGTACTTCAGGGGGGAACTAAAGCAGAAGATATGGGGGAGGgatctgtcccaggaaggccctaTACAGTCCTGCATGGTTACAGAAAGGGCTTCTTGTCTATAATATTAGTtgccaaatatttttcctatttattgtATGTCTTTTGGCTTTACTATAGTGTTACAAGTTTAACATGCAGAATATGTTTAAATGTGGTTGAACatatcatctttttatttttaaaggaggtactggggattgaacctcatgcatgctaagcatgcactctaccactgagctataccctcccccaatcttttcttttttagtttctcaGTTTTAACTCATAGCTAGAGTCCTTCTCCACTCCAAGGTATCTCAAATGATTTTATGCATTTCAGAATTTGAGATCCATGCTCAGACATCTGCCTCCCTGACTCAAACATGAGCTCCTCAAAGAGAGGAAGCCATCCCCCACCCCGACAGCTACCCGCTGACTTTAGCCTGTGGttgtctttgtcttttctgtGTGTGATTTCCATGATGCACCAAGTGTGCGTCAGGGCCAGCATGCTTCTGAGTCATCCACTGGATTCTCAGTAGACACTAAGCACATGTtggatgttcaataaatgtttgaggCGTGAATGTCCAAGGGATGGGCCCCAACCTTTTCCCCAGAGCTTCCTCCCTGAggtatttttccttctggctCTTGGTCTGCCTTAAAGTTTAGTGATTTATGTTCCTGTCTCCTCACCCTGCTCATTCCCTTCTGGAATCCTTTGATGATGTTTCTTTTGCCTTGaatgcctccctcccttcccctccaaccACACACAACCCAGGAGTTCAAAAGGCTGGCTTCCAGTCCCAAGAGgagtgctatagactgaatgtttgtgtgtccccacccccattcatatgttgaaacagCATCCccagtatttggaggtgggattTTAGGGAGGTGGGATTACTGTCTTTATAAAAGAGATtcccagaggggagggtatagctcattggaaaagcacatgcttaacatgcatgaagtcctgggttcaatccccagtacctccattttaaaaaaatctataaataaacttaattaccttcccctcttaaacaaaaaaaaaaaacccaaaacaaatggacattatctttttaaaaaaaatagagattccCTTGCCCTTTTACCGtgggaggacacagagagaaggccatCTGTGAACTaggaagagggtcctcaccagacatCAAAGCTactagcaccttgatcttgaacttgccagactccagaactatgagaaataaatgtcaatTGTGTATAAGCCAATGGTATTCTCTGCAGCAGCCCAGACAGACCAAAACACTCTGGTCTTCAGAAGACTGACTTCCACCAGCCAGGATTTAGCTGACGGCTCACCTCTCAGGCCTTCCGTAAGCCCACGGGCcaatccagctctccagccattTGCTAAAATAtcaccttgttttgttttcttcccagaaCATCATTATCTAAAATTACCCTGTTTACTTGCATATTTGTGCAAGGTCTgagctcccctctcctccaggagTGTCAGCTCCTTGAAGTGTGGGACAAGGCTGTCTTGTTTTCTGCTGTATTCTCAGCCCCTAGGAGGGCTGGCATACAGAAAGTGCCTAATAAGTATttgctcagtgaatgaatgatggtTGCCTGGGAGCTTCTCTTGGGAAAGATTTAGATGTAATTATTATTATCGTTATTATTACAGCTATTTATTGAGCTTGAAAGATGCATCAAGCTCAATAGCAAGtacctttcatttttctctcatttaatcttcatgacaacCCAGCAGTAAAGGAGTTATTTTTAATCCCCATTTGTCAGCTCCAACTGAAGCTTAGATGAGTTACAACACACAGCTCGTGCTACACTGCTGGTTTTCAAAATGGGGTCCCTAAGGAGACACAGCTTCAGCACCACCTAGAAACCTGCTATAAATACACTTTCTTAGGCCCCACCCAGACACACTGAGTCAGCAACTCTGCTTAGAGCCCAGCAATCTGATCTCTAACCAGCCTTCCATGTGACTCTGATGCACTAGTGTGAAACACCCTATGGGCCAAAAAAGATGAGCttgaagtcttttttaaaaaatagctttattgatgtataatttatataccataccCATTCAAATATATAAtccaatggtttttagtatatttgaaGGGTTGTGCAACCTCCAAATAGATTTGGAGCAATTACCAAAATAGGCTA harbors:
- the JAGN1 gene encoding protein jagunal homolog 1 isoform X2, producing the protein MPTLGITFLRDPNVTLKYEIKKLTYVHLVIWLLLVAKMSVGHLRLLSHDQVAMPYQWEYPYLLSIVPSLLGLLSFPRNNISYLVLSMISMGLFSIAPLIYGSMEMFPAAQQLYRHGKAYRFLFGFSAVSVMYLVLVLVVQVHAWQLYYSKKLLDSWFTSTQEKKRK
- the JAGN1 gene encoding protein jagunal homolog 1 isoform X1, whose protein sequence is MASRAGPRAAGTDGSDFQHRERVAKHYQMSVTLKYEIKKLTYVHLVIWLLLVAKMSVGHLRLLSHDQVAMPYQWEYPYLLSIVPSLLGLLSFPRNNISYLVLSMISMGLFSIAPLIYGSMEMFPAAQQLYRHGKAYRFLFGFSAVSVMYLVLVLVVQVHAWQLYYSKKLLDSWFTSTQEKKRK